In Devosia sp. 1566, a single genomic region encodes these proteins:
- the proX gene encoding glycine betaine/L-proline ABC transporter substrate-binding protein ProX, translated as MFRLTQTLTAVALSTLIVAAPAIAQDNPGEGKTVNMAQATWDTGWFHAEIYKQLLGELGYKVEGPTTLDNPPFYQAVAQGDVDLWVNGWFPLHNTYRPAFEGQAEIVGAVAKAGALEGYLVDKASVEKFGIRTLDDFKRPEVQEAFDRNGDGKADLVACPPGWGCEINIEHHLDAYELREHINPIKAAYSASMADAVAAHQAGEPILFYTWTPNWTVNELVPGEDVMWIEVPEVDLPEDMADLADAAVIAGVEGCVADPCTLGFPANDIVPVANSAFLQDNPAAAKLLEVAAIPLPAIFEQNAAMNSGAGSTQDIQQQAAEWIANNRDLVDGWIEQARSAAS; from the coding sequence ATGTTCAGACTCACCCAGACGCTGACTGCCGTCGCACTTTCCACGCTTATCGTAGCTGCCCCCGCTATCGCCCAGGACAACCCGGGCGAAGGCAAGACCGTCAACATGGCGCAAGCCACCTGGGACACTGGCTGGTTCCACGCCGAGATCTACAAGCAACTGCTCGGAGAACTGGGCTACAAGGTTGAAGGGCCAACCACGCTCGACAATCCACCCTTTTATCAAGCTGTCGCTCAGGGTGATGTCGATCTTTGGGTCAACGGCTGGTTCCCGCTGCACAACACCTACCGCCCTGCCTTTGAGGGCCAGGCAGAAATCGTTGGCGCTGTAGCCAAGGCAGGAGCACTCGAAGGTTACCTGGTCGACAAGGCTTCGGTCGAGAAGTTCGGCATCAGGACCTTGGACGACTTCAAGCGGCCCGAAGTGCAGGAAGCCTTCGATCGGAACGGCGACGGCAAGGCCGATCTCGTGGCTTGCCCGCCGGGCTGGGGCTGCGAGATCAATATCGAACACCATCTCGATGCCTATGAACTGCGCGAGCACATCAACCCGATCAAAGCTGCTTATTCAGCCTCCATGGCTGATGCTGTTGCCGCTCACCAGGCTGGCGAGCCGATCCTCTTCTACACCTGGACACCCAACTGGACCGTCAATGAACTCGTCCCAGGCGAGGATGTCATGTGGATCGAGGTTCCGGAAGTGGACCTGCCAGAGGACATGGCCGATCTGGCCGACGCCGCGGTGATCGCGGGTGTTGAAGGCTGTGTGGCGGATCCGTGCACACTCGGCTTTCCGGCAAACGACATCGTGCCGGTGGCTAATAGCGCCTTTCTCCAGGACAATCCGGCTGCCGCAAAGCTGCTGGAAGTTGCCGCCATCCCGCTCCCTGCGATCTTTGAGCAGAACGCCGCGATGAACAGCGGAGCCGGCAGCACCCAAGATATCCAGCAGCAGGCTGCAGAATGGATTGCAAACAACCGCGATCTGGTCGATGGCTGGATTGAACAAGCGCGGTCTGCCGCTTCGTAG
- a CDS encoding proline/glycine betaine ABC transporter permease codes for MLSPSDFFLLPFSDWINVLVREWLVPNFRPFFRALQVPVTLILDWLDTFFNTVPMMAFTAVLAFVAWRLVGRGMAIFTLLALLFIDLIGLWPETMTTLSMIVTSVLFCVVLGIPMGIAAARSDRVLTVVRPVLDIMQTIPSFVYLVPIVMLFGVGMAPGIVATIIFALPPIVRLTNLGIRNVRGDLIEAAEAFGSTPWQMLISVQLPLALRTIMAGLNQTLMLALSMVVITSMIGAGGLGLTVYTGLGRLDVGGATAGGLAIVLLAIILDRITQALGESQGFRTVSLRQTLLSFFRRGTPVSSGETRKAV; via the coding sequence ATGTTAAGTCCTTCCGATTTCTTCCTGTTGCCGTTCTCCGACTGGATCAACGTGCTGGTCCGCGAGTGGCTCGTGCCGAACTTCCGGCCGTTCTTTCGGGCGTTGCAGGTGCCTGTTACCCTTATTCTCGATTGGCTCGACACCTTCTTCAACACCGTGCCCATGATGGCGTTCACCGCTGTGCTCGCGTTCGTTGCCTGGCGCCTTGTTGGACGGGGCATGGCGATCTTCACTCTGCTCGCCCTGCTGTTTATCGACCTTATCGGGCTATGGCCCGAAACCATGACAACGCTCTCGATGATTGTAACCTCGGTACTGTTCTGCGTCGTCTTGGGCATTCCCATGGGCATTGCCGCCGCACGCAGCGATCGTGTGCTGACGGTCGTGCGGCCAGTGCTCGACATCATGCAAACCATTCCGTCCTTTGTGTATCTGGTGCCCATAGTCATGCTGTTTGGCGTGGGCATGGCTCCAGGCATCGTCGCCACCATCATCTTTGCCTTGCCGCCTATCGTACGGCTGACCAATCTAGGCATCCGCAATGTGCGTGGCGATCTGATCGAGGCAGCCGAGGCCTTCGGCTCCACCCCGTGGCAGATGCTGATCAGCGTGCAGCTGCCTTTGGCGCTGCGCACGATTATGGCTGGTCTTAATCAGACGCTGATGCTGGCGCTGTCCATGGTGGTCATTACCTCCATGATTGGCGCAGGCGGGCTCGGTCTCACCGTCTATACCGGACTTGGACGCCTCGATGTCGGCGGCGCCACGGCCGGTGGGTTGGCCATCGTGCTGCTCGCCATTATCCTCGACCGCATCACTCAAGCACTAGGTGAGTCTCAGGGCTTCCGCACCGTCTCGCTTCGCCAGACACTTCTTTCCTTCTTCCGCCGGGGGACACCTGTGTCCTCCGGGGAAACCCGGAAGGCCGTCTGA
- a CDS encoding glycine betaine/L-proline ABC transporter ATP-binding protein, translating to MQAGESKDAIFEATGSTVGVNNVSFEVPEGQIFVVMGLSGSGKSTLVRMLNGLIRPTAGEILVDSEDIASCSPQTLRAVRRNKIAMVFQHFALFPHLSVADNAAYGLKIKGVGTSERRKRAQIALEQVGLGAYTDSAPDELSGGMQQRVGLARALATDPEVLLMDEPFGALDPLIRREVQDELLRLQKALRKTIVFITHDLNEALLLGDQIAIMKDGKLVQVGTAQEIVDHPADDYVAAFVADIDRGKVFTAESVAEQPVFLQLGTDTAETAVQSMEDVQRNALYVMNGEDIAGVVTYQDAAAAVRTDGVTLADVVSSDFQTVDADTALSELYAPASNGLPIAVTDDNNRLLGVVEPGAVLAQLSGEPAASVDAAAAAKP from the coding sequence ATGCAAGCTGGCGAAAGCAAGGACGCAATCTTTGAGGCCACCGGCAGCACGGTTGGCGTGAACAATGTCAGCTTCGAAGTGCCTGAGGGGCAGATCTTCGTGGTGATGGGGCTTTCCGGCTCCGGCAAGTCCACGCTGGTGCGAATGCTCAACGGACTCATCCGGCCCACGGCCGGGGAGATCCTTGTGGATAGCGAAGACATTGCCTCGTGTTCACCGCAGACGCTGCGGGCGGTGCGGCGCAACAAGATCGCCATGGTGTTCCAGCACTTCGCGCTGTTTCCCCATTTGAGCGTTGCAGACAACGCGGCATATGGTTTGAAGATCAAGGGCGTGGGCACTTCTGAGCGCCGGAAGAGAGCACAGATCGCTCTGGAGCAGGTTGGGCTCGGCGCCTACACCGACAGCGCTCCGGATGAACTCTCAGGCGGTATGCAGCAGCGGGTCGGTCTCGCTCGGGCGCTCGCGACCGACCCGGAAGTGCTGTTGATGGACGAGCCTTTCGGTGCGCTGGACCCCTTGATACGCCGAGAAGTGCAGGACGAGTTGCTGCGCCTGCAGAAGGCGCTCCGCAAAACGATCGTGTTCATCACTCATGACCTCAATGAAGCGCTGCTCCTCGGTGATCAGATTGCCATCATGAAGGACGGCAAACTGGTGCAAGTCGGCACCGCCCAGGAGATCGTGGACCATCCGGCGGACGATTACGTCGCCGCCTTTGTCGCCGATATCGATCGGGGCAAGGTCTTCACAGCCGAGTCAGTGGCCGAGCAACCGGTATTCCTTCAGTTGGGTACCGACACGGCCGAAACGGCTGTCCAGAGCATGGAAGATGTGCAGCGCAACGCACTGTACGTGATGAACGGCGAGGACATTGCCGGGGTTGTGACCTACCAGGACGCCGCCGCTGCCGTTCGGACGGACGGCGTAACCCTTGCCGATGTGGTCAGTTCAGATTTCCAGACAGTGGATGCCGACACGGCGCTGAGCGAGCTTTATGCCCCAGCCAGCAATGGCCTGCCTATTGCCGTTACCGATGACAACAACCGCCTGCTCGGGGTGGTGGAGCCTGGAGCGGTGCTGGCGCAGCTTTCCGGTGAGCCGGCTGCATCTGTGGATGCTGCCGCGGCGGCGAAGCCCTGA
- a CDS encoding type II toxin-antitoxin system RelE/ParE family toxin, whose translation MAIRVQEAASLRLDDIYRYTRDRWGEVQADRYITGMFQAFERIEAHGVASKPIPAEFGVEGFFFRYEHHFVYWRRLSDGDIGIVAILHERMHQIDRFKEDFRD comes from the coding sequence ATGGCGATCCGGGTTCAGGAGGCGGCATCACTCCGCCTCGATGACATCTACCGCTATACGCGCGACCGATGGGGCGAGGTTCAGGCCGATCGCTACATTACCGGCATGTTCCAAGCGTTCGAACGGATCGAGGCGCATGGCGTCGCCTCAAAGCCCATCCCGGCAGAGTTCGGCGTCGAAGGGTTCTTCTTCCGGTACGAGCACCACTTCGTTTATTGGCGCCGACTGTCCGACGGCGATATCGGTATCGTCGCGATTCTGCATGAGCGCATGCACCAGATCGACAGGTTCAAGGAAGATTTTCGCGACTGA
- a CDS encoding aminoglycoside phosphotransferase family protein: MQNQWSDEQVLSHLRWGGVPLIGEGSDARVFDIGGDRVLRLVRPGGQAGAQRTRAELLQKISAAHTAAAFRTPKVIDIFNVGGRVAVIEERLTGITLTETLKTTQGRSRDRLVCSYLDAAASIGDIQIHMPFWGDIFVPPGIRSTTYSEYLIEKLRSVQLVGGPLAELVMVEPGEMPDCSTPSLVHFDIFPDNVLAGSVSAIIDFGPSSRMADRRLDVWSAVAYLDHELSPLASEDDRGLALEWLRSEGLDSDYLSAKRWIASCWCFAHDDPAVRSWCRRVLSA; the protein is encoded by the coding sequence ATGCAGAACCAGTGGTCCGACGAACAAGTGCTGTCGCACCTCAGATGGGGAGGCGTTCCTCTTATCGGTGAGGGTAGCGACGCGCGGGTGTTCGACATCGGCGGTGATCGAGTTCTGAGATTGGTGCGGCCCGGCGGGCAAGCAGGCGCTCAGCGGACGCGTGCAGAACTCTTGCAGAAGATTTCCGCTGCGCACACGGCGGCAGCCTTCAGAACACCCAAAGTGATCGACATCTTCAACGTCGGCGGGCGCGTGGCGGTGATCGAGGAAAGGCTGACCGGCATAACGCTGACCGAGACCTTGAAGACTACTCAAGGTCGATCTCGCGATCGCCTGGTTTGCAGCTATTTGGACGCAGCGGCATCGATAGGCGACATCCAAATCCACATGCCCTTCTGGGGCGATATTTTTGTGCCGCCCGGCATTCGTTCCACCACCTACAGCGAGTACCTCATTGAAAAGTTGCGCAGCGTCCAGCTCGTCGGTGGGCCTTTGGCCGAACTTGTCATGGTGGAGCCCGGAGAAATGCCGGACTGCTCGACCCCTTCCTTGGTGCACTTCGATATCTTCCCTGACAACGTGTTGGCGGGCAGTGTCAGCGCCATAATCGACTTCGGCCCCTCATCCAGGATGGCGGACAGGCGTCTCGATGTTTGGTCGGCAGTCGCTTATCTCGACCACGAACTTTCTCCGTTGGCATCCGAAGATGACAGAGGCTTGGCTCTCGAATGGCTTAGGTCCGAGGGCTTGGATAGCGACTATCTGAGTGCCAAGCGATGGATAGCCAGTTGCTGGTGCTTTGCGCACGACGATCCCGCCGTCCGGTCGTGGTGCCGGCGGGTGTTGTCCGCTTAG